A single window of Malus sylvestris chromosome 5, drMalSylv7.2, whole genome shotgun sequence DNA harbors:
- the LOC126624568 gene encoding nuclear transcription factor Y subunit C-2-like has protein sequence MDHSEQTLQQQQQPVDGAVASSGQMASYAPSSCQTAPIVASGTLAVAVTSPSQAPTTFPDPSHQLAYQKIQHFPHHQQVQLQEFWSDQMQDVEKASDFKNHSLPLARIKKIMKADEDVRMISAEAPVVFAKACEIFILELTLRSWIHTEENKRRTLQKNDIAAAISRTDVFDFLVDIIPRDELKEEGLGVTKATLPVVGSPADVPYYYVPPQHPVGAPGMIMGKPVDQPALYAAQQPRPPVSFMPWAQSQPQQPQQQQQQAQQQQADT, from the coding sequence ATGGATCACTCAGAACAAACACTACAGCAACAGCAGCAGCCTGTGGATGGTGCCGTAGCAAGTTCTGGCCAAATGGCATCATATGCTCCTTCGTCCTGTCAAACTGCTCCCATAGTGGCTTCTGGAACTCTTGCTGTGGCCGTCACTTCCCCATCGCAGGCCCCCACCACTTTCCCTGATCCGTCACATCAGCTTGCCTACCAGAAAATACAGCACTTTCCCCACCACCAACAGGTGCAGCTTCAAGAGTTCTGGTCCGACCAAATGCAAGACGTTGAGAAAGCATCTGACTTCAAGAATCACAGCCTTCCACTTGCTAgaattaagaaaataatgaaaGCTGATGAGGATGTTCGAATGATATCTGCCGAGGCTCCAGTTGTATTTGCAAAGGCATGTGAAATATTCATATTGGAGCTGACTTTGCGCTCGTGGATTCACACAGAGGAGAACAAAAGGAGGACATTACAAAAGAATGATATCGCAGCTGCTATTTCCAGGACTGACGTCTTTGATTTTTTGGTTGATATTATCCCAAGAGATGAGTTGAAGGAAGAGGGGCTAGGAGTGACCAAGGCTACCCTCCCGGTGGTGGGTTCCCCAGCAGACGTTCCGTACTATTATGTTCCACCGCAGCATCCAGTGGGAGCTCCTGGGATGATCATGGGGAAGCCAGTTGATCAACCAGCACTGTATGCTGCTCAACAGCCTAGACCACCTGTGTCTTTCATGCCGTGGGCTCAGTCTCAACCTCAACAGCCGcagcaacagcaacaacaaGCCCAACAGCAGCAGGCAGATACTTAA
- the LOC126624572 gene encoding peroxisomal 2,4-dienoyl-CoA reductase [(3E)-enoyl-CoA-producing]-like, whose amino-acid sequence MESPFKADAVKGKVTLITGGGSGIGFEISTQFGKHGASIAIMGRRKQVLDSAVSELRSLGIQAVGFVGDVRKQEDAKRVVESTFQHFGRLDILVNAAAGNFLASAEDLSPNGFRTVMDIDAVGTFTMCYEVLKYLKKGGPGRGSSGGGTILNISATLHYTAAWYQVHVSAAKAAVDATMRNLALEWGTDYDIRVNGIAPGPIGDTPGMSKLAPTGINSKARDYMPLYKLGDKWDIAMAALYLTSDAGKFINGTVIVVDGGLWLSRPRHLPKAAVKQLSRSVEKRSRDAPVGVPSSKL is encoded by the exons atggagtcgCCGTTCAAGGCTGATGCGGTCAAAGGGAAGGTGACTCTTATAACCGGAGGCGGGTCAGGAATCGGGTTCGAAATATCGACCCAATTCGGCAAGCATGGAGCATCGATTGCCATCATGGGCCGCCGGAAGCAAGTGCTGGACTCTGCCGTCTCCGAGCTTCGCTCTCTTGGAATTCAG gCTGTTGGTTTTGTGGGGGATGTTCGTAAACAGGAAGATGCAAAACGAGTGGTGGAATCAACTTTCCAGCATTTTGGTAGGCTTGACATACTTGTGAATGCCGCAGCTGGCAATTTTCTTGCATCAGCAGAGGACCTGTCCCCTAATGGATTTCGAACAG TTATGGATATTGATGCTGTTGGCACATTCACAATGTGCTACGAAGTACTCAAGTATCTTAAAAAAGGAGGTCCTGGAAGGGGCTCATCTGGTGGTGGAACAATATTGAACATCAGTGCTACTTTACATTATACAGCTGCTTGGTATCAAGTCCATGTATCAGCCGCCAAG GCAGCTGTTGATGCCACTATGAGAAACTTGGCACTGGAGTGGGGAACTGACTACGACATTAGGGTCAATGGAATAGCACCGGGTCCCATTGGTGATACGCCTGGCATGAGTAAACTTGCACCAACAGGGATAAATAGCAAAGCTAGAGATTACATGCCTTTGTATAAACTAGGGGACAAATGGGATATTGCTATGGCCGCTCTCTACCTTACTTCAGATGCAG GtaaattcatcaatggaacTGTCATTGTAGTTGATGGGGGACTTTGGCTGAGCCGGCCTCGCCATCTGCCAAAAGCAGCAGTGAAACAGCTTTCCCGATCAGTAGAAAAGAGATCTAGAGATGCACCAGTAGGGGTTCCGAGCAGCAAGTTGTAA
- the LOC126624567 gene encoding GRAS family protein RAD1-like, producing the protein MEDFNAWLSFPLHENLNHDLAIRRFCPARVEQEQGGGGGGEWDEMLNEIEFSSSSHTTSTPCLPPSEVDEFVDSFINMDHCIDDHDIQSMEKQQSSSSIEYYDQDGIETFSMADDLYGDVLMMMEEEDDHVDMSGLAEDFRVAKTEMMPGVEVASHGVDQGLNLVHMLLACAEAVGCRDTKLADSLLAQIWASVSPWGDSLQRVSYCFAMGLKSRLSLLQNVNINGTFNNDMMDVSVTSRDDKLEAFQLLNQTTPYIAFGFMVANEAICQAAQGKEDLHIIDLGMEHTLQWPSLIRTLASRPEGPPKKLRITGLVEDHNLFELEAGMRALVEEASSLGIPTEFSLISEPVKPSLLTRENLDLREGEALFVNSIMHLHKYVKESRGSLKAILQALKKLGPSVLTLVEQDANHNGPFFLGRFLESLHFYSAIFDSLEASLPRNSPQRMKIEKQHFADEIRNIVAFEGLNRIERHERADQWRRQLGRAGFQVMGLKCTSQARMMLSVYGCDGYTLASEKGCLLLGWKGRPIMLASAWQAHSVSSS; encoded by the coding sequence ATGGAAGATTTCAATGCTTGGCTCTCCTTCCCCTTGCATGAGAACCTCAACCATGATCTCGCCATTCGGAGGTTTTGTCCGGCGCGAGTTGAGCAAGAAcaaggaggaggtggaggtggagagtGGGATGAAATGCTAAATGAGATTGAGTTTTCTTCATCCTCTCACACCACTAGCACTCCATGCTTGCCTCCTTCAGAGGTTGACGAATTCGTCGATAGCTTCATCAACATGGATCATTGCATTGATGATCATGACATTCAGTCCATGGAGAAACAACAAAGTAGTAGTAGTATTGAGTACTATGATCAAGATGGGATCGAGACATTTTCAATGGCAGATGATCTGTATGGAGATGTTCTGATGATgatggaggaagaagatgatcaTGTGGATATGAGTGGCTTGGCGGAAGATTTTCGGGTTGCGAAAACTGAGATGATGCCTGGGGTTGAGGTGGCGAGCCATGGTGTGGACCAAGGGCTTAACTTGGTGCACATGTTGCTCGCTTGTGCCGAGGCTGTTGGCTGCAGGGACACCAAGCTTGCAGACTCATTGCTCGCCCAAATTTGGGCATCTGTGAGCCCTTGGGGTGACTCCTTGCAAAGAGTTTCATACTGCTTTGCAATGGGATTGAAATCAAGGCTTTCGCTTCTTCAAAATGTCAACATAAATGGCACATTCAACAACGATATGATGGATGTTTCAGTGACCTCTAGGGACGACAAGTTGGAAGCTTTTCAACTCCTTAACCAAACAACTCCTTACATCGCTTTCGGTTTCATGGTTGCCAATGAAGCTATATGCCAAGCAGCGCAAGGGAAGGAAGACTTGCACATCATTGATTTGGGAATGGAGCACACTCTTCAGTGGCCTTCTTTGATTAGAACCCTAGCATCGAGACCCGAAGGCCCGCCTAAGAAGCTGCGAATCACCGGACTCGTTGAAGATCACAATCTGTTTGAGCTTGAAGCTGGCATGAGAGCTCTGGTGGAGGAGGCTAGCTCGCTAGGGATACCAACAGAATTTAGTTTGATATCGGAGCCGGTGAAACCATCACTCCTAACAAGAGAGAACCTAGACTTGAGAGAAGGGGAAGCATTATTTGTCAATAGCATCATGCACTTGCATAAGTATGTCAAAGAGAGTAGAGGCTCTCTGAAGGCAATTCTTCAAGCTCTGAAGAAATTAGGTCCATCTGTGCTTACATTGGTAGAACAAGATGCAAACCACAACGGGCCATTTTTCCTCGGGAGATTCCTCGAGTCTCTTCACTTTTACTCAGCAATTTTCGACTCCCTTGAGGCTAGCCTCCCACGAAACAGCCCTCAGAGGATGAAGATCGAGAAGCAGCACTTCGCGGACGAAATCAGAAACATTGTTGCTTTTGAGGGATTAAATAGGATTGAGAGGCATGAGAGGGCAGACCAGTGGAGAAGGCAATTAGGGCGAGCCGGGTTTCAAGTGATGGGGTTGAAGTGTACAAGTCAAGCAAGGATGATGCTATCTGTTTATGGCTGTGATGGCTACACTTTGGCTAGTGAGAAGGGTTGTCTCCTCCTCGGGTGGAAAGGCAGGCCGATAATGCTGGCATCGGCATGGCAAGCGCACAGCGTGTCTTCCTCCTAG
- the LOC126624571 gene encoding ATP-dependent zinc metalloprotease FTSH 12, chloroplastic has product MDLQITFKSNPLLVSSTPFSHTSPRPLLFNLPTKHRPKISRQKPTFRVMASVNSNGPDGFSWQSLTRSIRRGSERFWSDFGESVKKETGFDLKEANVTVGEFVGRIGDGLKKGGTELERFRTELLPEFVSWNRWERWKDLKTWESKRVAALIFYVFITLVSCQRIYIAIRAPLQNRQRKELTEAYMEAVIPEPSPINVRRFKKGMWRKMTPKGLKMKKFVEGPDGTLVHDSSYVGEDAWDDDPQPPQDNVKQIIDSDVKLNPEEKKELEEDLGISGQVQEDSGTWRERLQKWNVVLQKEKLAEQLDSAKSKYVVEFDMKEVENSLRKDVVEKVTETQGTRALWIAKRWWLYRPRLPYTYFLQKLDCSEVAAIVFTEDLKRIYVTMKEGFPLEYVVDIPLDPYLFEIISSSGVEVDLLQKRQIHYFMKVLIALVPGILILWLIRESVMLLHITSKRFLYKKYNQLFDMAYAENFILPVGDVGETKSMSKEVVLGGDVWDLLDELMVYMGNPMQYYEREVKFVRGVLLSGPPGTGKTLFARTLAKESGMPFVFASGAEFTDSEKSGAARINEMFSIARRNAPSFVFVDEIDAIAGRHARLDPRRRATFEALIAQLDGEKEKTGVDRFSLRQAVIFICATNRPDELDLEFVRPGRIDRRLYIGLPDAKQRVQIFGVHSAGKQLAEDVDFGKLVFRTVGFSGADIRNLVNEAAIMSVRKGRSRIYQEDIVDVLDKQLLEGMGVLLTEEEQQKCEQSVSSEKKKLLAVHEAGHIVLAHLFPQFDWHAFSQLLPGGKETAISVFFPREDMVDQGYTTFGYMMMQMVVAHGGRCAERVVFGDDITDGGRDDLEKITKIAREMVISPQNSRLGLTSLTKRVGLVDRPDSPDGELIRYRWDDPHVIPANMTLEVSELFTRELTRYIEETEELAMNGLRNNRHILDMIIKELLEKSRITGLEVEEKIKDLSPVMFEDFVKPFQIDLEKDGPLPHNDQLRYKPLDIYPAPLHRC; this is encoded by the exons ATGGACcttcaaatcacattcaaatcgAACCCACTTCTCGTTTCTTCGACCCCATTCAGTCACACATCTCCAAGACCCCTTCTTTTCAACCTGCCCACAAAGCACAGACCCAAAATTTCCCGGCAAAAACCAACCTTTCGAGTTATGGCGTCTGTAAATTCAAATGGGCCTGATGGGTTTTCTTGGCAGAGTCTGACTCGGTCCATACGCCGCGGTTCGGAGCGGTTTTGGTCAGATTTTGGTGAGTCAGTGAAGAAGGAAACTGGGTTTGATTTGAAGGAAGCTAATGTGACGGTAGGTGAGTTTGTTGGGCGAATTGGGGACGGGTTAAAGAAGGGTGGGACTGAGTTGGAGCGGTTTAGGACTGAGTTGCTGCCGGAGTTCGTCAGCTGGAATCGGTGGGAACGTTGGAAG GATCTCAAGACATGGGAATCTAAAAGAGTTGCTGCTTTGATTTTCTATGTTTTTATTACCTTAGTTTCTTGTCAAAGAATATATATAGCAATTCGAGCTCCTCTACAAAATCGTCAAAGAAAAGAGTTGACAGAGGCTTATATGGAGGCAGTGATTCCTGAACCATCTCCAATCAATGTTAGAAG GTTTAAGAAAGGCATGTGGAGGAAGATGACACCCAAAGGCTTGAAGATGAAGAAGTTTGTTGAAGGACCTGATGGAACACTTGTTCATGATAGTTCTTATGTTGGAGAGGATGCATGGGATGATGATCCACAGCCGCCTCAGGACAATGTGAAACAAATTATTGACAGTGATGTGAAATTAAATCCAGAGGAGAAGAAGGAACTGGAGGAAGACTTGGGAATTTCTG GGCAAGTTCAAGAAGATAGTGGAACATGGCGTGAAAGACTTCAAAAATGGAATGTGGTCCTTCAGAAGGAAAAGTTAGCTGAGCAGTTGGACTCtgcaaaatctaagtatgtagTTGAATTTGACATGAAAGAGGTTGAAAACAGTCTTCGCAAAGATGTGGTGGAAAAGGTAACAGAGACACAGGGAACCAGGGCATTATGGATAGCTAAAAGATGGTGGCTATATCGTCCTAGACTTCCATATACGTACTTTCTTCAGAAGCTTGATTGCTCTGAG GTAGCTGCTATTGTATTTACTGAGGACCTAAAAAGGATATATGTTACCATGAAAGAGGGTTTTCCATTAGAATATGTT GTTGATATCCCCCTAGACCCTTACTTGTTTGAGATTATCTCAAGTTCTGGAGTTGaagttgatcttcttcaaaaGCGCCAGATCCACTACTTTATGAAAGTTCTAATTGCATTGGTGCCTGGGATACTTATTCTCTGGCTTATACGCGAGTCTGTGATGCTTCTGCACATCACTTCTAAGCGTTTCCTTTACAAAAAGTATAATCAACTTTTTGACATGGCTTATGCGGAAAATTTTATCCTG CCTGTTGGAGATGTGGGGGAAACAAAATCAATGTCCAAGGAAGTTGTGTTAGGAGGTGATGTTTGGGATCTTCTTGACGAGCTGATGGTTTATATGGGAAATCCAATGCAATACTATGAAAGAGAAGTCAAGTTTGTCCGG GGTGTTCTTCTCTCTGGACCTCCTGGAACTGGCAAAACACTTTTTGCGAGGACATTAGCCAAGGAAAGTGGAATGCCATTTGTTTTTGCTTCGGGTGCTGAGTTCACAGATAGTGAAAAAAGTGGTGCTGCAAGAATTAATGAGATGTTTTCGATCGCAAGGAGAAAT GCTCCTTCTTTTGTATTTGTGGATGAAATAGATGCTATTGCCGGAAGGCATGCAAGATTGGATCCTCGAAGGAGAGCAACATTTGAGGCTTTGATTGCACAGCTTGATGGGGA GAAGGAAAAAACTGGTGTTGATCGGTTCTCTCTTAGACAAGCTGTGATATTCATCTGTGCTACGAATAGGCCAGATGAGTTAGACCTTGAATTTGTTCGACCTGGGCGTATTGACCGTCGACTGTATATTGGTTTGCCTGATGCAAAGCAACGAGTGCAAATTTTTGGTGTGCACAGTGCTGGAAAGCAACTTGCAGAAGATGTAGACTTTGGAAAA CTTGTTTTCCGCACTGTTGGTTTTTCTGGGGCAGATATTCGGAATCTTGTCAATGAAGCAGCAATCATGTCA GTGAGGAAAGGGCGTTCGAGGATCTACCAGGAAGACATTGTTGATGTGTTAGATAAACAATTGCTTGAGGGTATGGGTGTACTTCTTACTGAAGAAGAGCAGCAAAAATGCGAACAAAGT GTGTCTTCGGAAAAGAAGAAACTGCTAGCTGTTCATGAAGCTGGTCACATAGTGTTGGCTCATCTGTTTCCTCAATTTGATTGGCATGCATTTTCTCAGCTTCTGCCTGGTGGAAAG GAAACTGCAATATCTGTGTTTTTCCCCCGAGAAGATATGGTAGACCAAGGTTATACGACCTTTGGCTATATGATGATGCAAATGGTGGTAGCTCATGGTGGGCGTTGTGCTGAGCGTGTTGTGTTTGGTGATGACATAACTGATGGAGGAAGAGATGATTTGGAGAAGATAACAAAG ATTGCTCGAGAGATGGTAATCAGCCCTCAAAATTCAAGGTTGGGGCTTACATCTTTAACCAAGAGAGTTGGACTTGTGGATCGACCAGATAGTCCAGATGGCGAGTTGATCAGATACAGG TGGGATGACCCCCATGTGATTCCGGCCAATATGACGCTTGAAGTGTCTGAGCTATTTACCCGAGAATTGACAAGG TACATTGAAGAAACAGAAGAACTCGCAATGAATGGTTTGAGAAACAATAGGCACATATTGGACATGATTATAAAGGAACTATTAGAAAAGTCGAGGATTACTGGTTTG GAGGTTGAAGAGAAAATTAAGGATCTTTCTCCTGTGATGTTTGAGGATTTTGTGAAGCCGTTTCAAATAGACTTGGAAAAG GATGGTCCGTTGCCACACAACGATCAGTTGCGGTATAAACCACTGGACATATATCCTGCACCACTGCATAGATGTTAA